A single genomic interval of Balaenoptera musculus isolate JJ_BM4_2016_0621 chromosome 14, mBalMus1.pri.v3, whole genome shotgun sequence harbors:
- the VPS37B gene encoding vacuolar protein sorting-associated protein 37B isoform X2 has protein sequence MTLASNRSLAEGNLLYQPQLDSLKARLTQKYQELQVLFEAYQIKKTKLDKQSSSASLETLLALLQAEGAKIEEDTENMAEKFLDGELPLDSFIDVYQSKRKLAHMRRVKIEKLQEMVLKGQRLPQAPPPAPLPPRVPEPVPAAPLPYPSPEASGPPSAVPRRIPPPPPPVPAGRLAAPFAAALGSGQGPLHPVAQCPPLPPRGGLPAQQGFSLQQFVLPPYPPALPQRPPPRLPPHQPGFILQ, from the exons ATGACGCTGGCCAGCAACCGGAGCCTGGCAGAAGGAAACCTTCTCTACCAGCCCCAGCTGGACTCTCTGAAAGCACGTTTGACCCAAAAATACCAGGAACTCCAGGTGCTCTTTGAAGCCTATCAGATAAAAAAGACCAAATTAG ATAAACAGTCCAGCAGCGCTTCCTTGGAGACCCTGTTAGCGCTTCTGCAGGCGGAAGGGGCCAAGATCGAGGAGGACACGGAG AACATGGCAGAGAAGTTTCTCGATGGAGAGCTTCCCCTGGACTCCTTCATCGATGTCTATCAGAGCAAGCGGAAACTGGCCCACATGCGAAGGGTTAAAATCGAGAAGCTCCAGGAGATGGTGCTGAAGGGGCAGAGACTTCCCCAGGCCCCGCCGCCGGCCCCGCTGCCCCCCAGGGTGCCCGAGCCGGTGCCCGCTGCCCCCCTGCCCTACCCCTCCCCAGAGGCCAGCGGGCCCCCCTCCGCGGTGCCTCGGCgcatccctcccccaccgcccccgGTGCCTGCGGGACGCTTAGCCGCGCCGTTCGCCGCCGCCCTGGGCTCAGGACAGGGCCCCCTGCACCCAGTGGCGCAGTGCCCACCGCTGCCCCCGCGCGGGGGCCTCCCCGCACAACAGGGCTTCTCCCTGCAGCAGTTTGTGTTGCCACCGTACCCGCCGGCGCTGCCCCAGAGACCCCCGCCCCGGCTGCCTCCGCACCAGCCGGGCTTCATCCTCCAGTGA